In the Holophagales bacterium genome, one interval contains:
- a CDS encoding metallophosphoesterase — MRSVRFGVLVGVVCLATACAGGAVERPAVRGALDVSTRFPAPRRLVAVGDLHGDLEATRRVLRLAGAIDERDGWIGGDLVLVQTGDQLDRGDDEPEILDLFDRLAREAAAAGGAVHVLNGNHEFMNVKGDVRSVSPDGFADFLDKPVPGLAGAPPETVIAAVLARIKAFKPGGPQALRLATRNVVAVVGNTVFVHGGVLPQVAEYGVERLNQESREWLRGERPCPPDLLLGPDGPVWSRHYSKDTDEADCRLLAEALEKLGASRMVVGHTVQKDQVTSGCAERVWRIDVGLSRHYGGPSSALEIVGDQVRILRAP; from the coding sequence ATGAGATCTGTACGGTTCGGTGTTCTCGTGGGGGTCGTCTGCCTGGCGACGGCCTGCGCCGGCGGGGCCGTCGAGCGGCCTGCGGTGCGGGGCGCGCTCGACGTCTCCACGCGGTTTCCGGCTCCGCGGCGCCTGGTGGCGGTCGGCGATCTCCACGGCGACCTCGAGGCGACCCGGAGGGTGCTGCGTCTCGCCGGGGCGATCGACGAGCGGGACGGGTGGATCGGCGGGGACCTGGTGCTCGTGCAGACGGGCGACCAGCTCGACCGCGGAGACGACGAGCCGGAGATCCTCGACCTCTTCGACCGCCTCGCGAGGGAGGCCGCGGCTGCCGGGGGCGCCGTCCACGTGCTGAACGGGAACCACGAGTTCATGAACGTGAAGGGCGACGTCCGCTCCGTCTCCCCGGACGGCTTCGCGGATTTTCTCGACAAGCCCGTTCCGGGTCTCGCTGGAGCCCCGCCGGAAACCGTCATTGCCGCGGTACTCGCGCGGATCAAGGCATTCAAGCCCGGGGGGCCCCAGGCCCTTCGCCTGGCCACGCGGAACGTGGTGGCCGTCGTCGGGAACACGGTCTTCGTCCACGGGGGCGTGCTGCCACAGGTGGCGGAGTACGGCGTCGAAAGGCTCAACCAGGAGTCGAGGGAATGGCTTCGCGGGGAGCGACCCTGCCCGCCGGATCTCCTTCTCGGCCCGGACGGCCCCGTCTGGAGCCGCCACTACTCGAAGGACACCGACGAGGCCGACTGCCGCCTCCTCGCAGAGGCTCTCGAGAAGCTCGGCGCGTCGCGGATGGTGGTGGGCCACACCGTGCAGAAGGACCAGGTCACGTCCGGTTGCGCGGAGCGCGTCTGGCGCATCGACGTCGGCTTGTCGCGCCACTACGGAGGCCCGTCCTCCGCCCTCGAGATCGTGGGCGACCAGGTCCGGATTCTCCGGGCCCCGTAG
- the selB gene encoding selenocysteine-specific translation elongation factor, whose protein sequence is MARVLVGTAGHIDHGKSALVRALTGTDPDRLPEEKARGITIDLGFAHAEWGGTVFSFVDVPGHEKFVRTMVAGAAGIDVALLVVASDDSVMPQTREHLAILTLLDVKCGVLVRTKADLVDEETGAVVEAEMRELVSETFLEDAELVAVSAVTGQGLDDLKAALSAAAARAVLRDPAARPARLWVDRAFSMKGFGPVVTGTLDSGRVRPEDRLLLLPEGRELRVRRVEVHGGERPVAEAGERTSLNLAGVETADLARGMCLVAPGTVDPATLLTVDLTSLGGLEEPFEDGLAVRFHTGTADVPARLHLIAQGDAPPEAMPQGSRAVAQLSCREPVAARRGDRFVLRRPSPQETIGGGRVLDTARPRVRRRAPLRGSSVAVLCGDDDHAVAALFLSEAGPAGLEVAALGRRLGISEDAAAAHVDALVSDGAAMRLSPLLAVAASASIEMATRADAFFAERRKAGVPTLLVGRRELLGKIARELPEATGEAWLATLAAAKRLVVTGDQAGPPGSAATGVADEAGGFAQRIDEAWRAAGFEAPGNLDLAKALGTKTQVVAGLVQHLIKSGALVRLSPEIIAHSAFLAGIEEKVAAEKGRTMSVGDFRDLLGLSRKYLIPLLEYLDRKRRTRRVGDARIVE, encoded by the coding sequence ATGGCGCGCGTTCTCGTCGGCACCGCAGGGCACATCGACCACGGCAAGAGCGCGCTCGTGAGGGCGCTGACCGGGACCGACCCGGACCGCCTCCCGGAGGAGAAGGCGCGCGGGATCACGATCGACCTCGGCTTCGCCCACGCGGAGTGGGGCGGAACGGTCTTCTCCTTCGTGGACGTCCCGGGGCACGAGAAGTTCGTGAGGACGATGGTCGCCGGCGCGGCGGGCATCGACGTCGCGCTCCTCGTCGTCGCCTCCGACGACTCGGTCATGCCGCAGACGCGCGAGCACCTCGCCATCCTCACGCTCCTCGACGTGAAGTGCGGCGTCCTCGTGCGGACGAAGGCGGACCTCGTGGACGAGGAGACGGGCGCCGTCGTCGAGGCCGAGATGCGCGAGCTGGTCAGCGAGACGTTCCTCGAGGACGCCGAGCTCGTCGCCGTCTCGGCCGTCACCGGACAGGGCCTCGACGACCTGAAGGCCGCCCTCTCGGCCGCGGCGGCGAGGGCGGTACTCCGCGATCCCGCAGCACGTCCGGCGCGCCTCTGGGTCGACCGGGCCTTCTCGATGAAGGGCTTCGGCCCGGTCGTCACCGGGACGCTGGACTCCGGTCGCGTCCGGCCGGAAGACCGGCTGCTGCTCCTCCCCGAGGGGCGCGAGCTGCGCGTGCGACGCGTGGAGGTCCACGGCGGGGAGCGCCCCGTCGCCGAGGCGGGCGAGCGGACGAGCCTGAACCTCGCCGGGGTCGAGACCGCCGACCTGGCGCGCGGGATGTGCCTCGTCGCCCCCGGTACCGTCGATCCCGCGACGCTCCTGACCGTCGACCTCACGTCCCTCGGCGGACTCGAGGAGCCGTTCGAGGACGGGCTCGCCGTCCGGTTCCACACCGGGACGGCCGACGTCCCGGCGAGGCTCCACCTCATCGCGCAGGGAGACGCCCCGCCCGAAGCCATGCCGCAGGGGAGCCGCGCCGTCGCGCAGCTCTCCTGCCGCGAGCCGGTCGCCGCGCGCCGGGGAGACCGCTTCGTTCTCCGGCGGCCGTCGCCGCAGGAGACGATCGGAGGGGGACGCGTCCTCGACACCGCGCGCCCGCGGGTCCGCCGTCGTGCGCCCCTGCGCGGCTCTTCCGTGGCCGTCCTCTGCGGAGACGACGACCACGCGGTGGCCGCCCTCTTCCTCTCCGAGGCCGGGCCCGCGGGGCTCGAGGTGGCTGCGCTCGGCCGGCGCCTCGGGATCTCCGAAGATGCCGCCGCCGCCCACGTGGACGCGCTCGTTTCCGACGGCGCTGCGATGCGGCTCTCGCCGCTCCTCGCCGTCGCCGCGTCGGCCTCCATCGAGATGGCCACGCGCGCCGACGCCTTCTTCGCCGAGCGGCGCAAGGCGGGCGTGCCGACGCTCCTGGTCGGCCGCCGCGAGCTCCTCGGCAAGATCGCCCGGGAGCTGCCCGAGGCGACGGGGGAGGCGTGGCTCGCGACGCTGGCCGCCGCGAAGAGGCTCGTCGTCACCGGCGACCAGGCGGGGCCGCCCGGGTCGGCCGCAACGGGTGTCGCCGACGAGGCGGGGGGCTTCGCGCAGCGGATCGACGAGGCGTGGCGCGCGGCGGGGTTCGAGGCGCCCGGGAACCTCGACCTGGCCAAAGCGCTCGGGACGAAGACGCAGGTCGTCGCCGGCCTCGTGCAGCACCTCATCAAGAGCGGGGCGCTCGTGCGCCTCTCGCCCGAGATCATCGCCCACTCCGCCTTCCTGGCCGGGATCGAGGAGAAGGTCGCGGCAGAGAAGGGCAGGACGATGAGCGTCGGTGATTTCCGCGACCTCCTCGGCCTCTCGCGGAAATACCTCATCCCGCTCCTCGAGTACCTCGATCGCAAGCGCCGGACGCGGCGCGTCGGCGACGCGCGGATCGTGGAGTGA
- a CDS encoding FAD-dependent monooxygenase, which translates to MPRYRLSGVRVRAPKAPDEALVARLLGLGPDAIADLTVVRRSLDARKRPDLVYEYAVELTLAGAPAAPPEPPLSLEPAPPPRAPELLLPPLERTARVAVVGTGPAGLFAALALADAGISLVVLERGDAAEERYRSVMRFWKSGDFDPESNVQFGEGGAGTFSDGKLTCGKRHDKIAVVLETLHRFGAPDTILYDGKPHIGTDRLVVVLRNIRRHLLDHGAEMRYRAKVVDVLRDGASGPLRALVLAGGEEIPCDAAIFALGHSARDTVERLHARGLAMSAKAFAMGVRIEHPQDEVDLIQYGRLASSCGVMPADYKMTAQTSGGRGVYTFCMCPGGEVIACSSEAGGVVTNGMSRYKRGSGFANAGLVVQTHPADFAAEEGPEVFRGVAFQRRVERAAFAAGGGTYAAPAIRVTDFLSGRAPRALPRGTYTPACVPSRLDAVYPAAYLEALAEALRFFDRKMRGFVSEEAVLIAPESRTSSPIRIERNEACESPSLPGLFPAGEGAGFAGGSSRPPSTACAWRAP; encoded by the coding sequence GTGCCGCGCTACCGCCTTTCCGGGGTGAGGGTCCGCGCCCCGAAGGCGCCGGACGAGGCCCTCGTCGCCCGCCTCCTCGGCCTTGGGCCCGACGCGATCGCCGACCTGACGGTCGTACGCCGCTCGCTCGACGCGCGAAAGCGACCCGACCTCGTCTACGAGTACGCGGTCGAGCTGACGCTCGCCGGCGCGCCCGCCGCACCGCCCGAGCCGCCGCTCTCCCTCGAGCCCGCGCCACCGCCGCGCGCCCCGGAACTGCTCCTGCCGCCGCTCGAGAGGACGGCGCGCGTGGCCGTCGTCGGAACGGGCCCGGCAGGGCTCTTCGCGGCGCTCGCCCTCGCCGACGCGGGCATCTCCCTGGTCGTTCTCGAGAGGGGGGACGCCGCGGAGGAGCGCTACCGGTCGGTGATGCGCTTCTGGAAGTCCGGCGACTTCGACCCGGAGTCGAACGTCCAGTTCGGCGAGGGGGGCGCGGGAACCTTCAGCGACGGCAAGCTGACGTGCGGAAAGCGGCACGACAAGATCGCCGTCGTCCTCGAGACGCTCCACCGCTTCGGCGCGCCCGACACGATCCTCTACGACGGCAAGCCGCACATCGGGACGGACCGGCTCGTCGTCGTCCTGCGCAACATCCGCAGGCACCTCCTCGACCACGGCGCCGAGATGCGCTACCGGGCGAAGGTGGTCGACGTCCTCCGCGACGGCGCGTCCGGTCCGCTCCGGGCCCTCGTCCTCGCGGGCGGCGAGGAGATCCCGTGCGACGCGGCGATCTTCGCTCTGGGCCACTCGGCCCGCGACACGGTGGAACGCCTCCACGCCCGAGGCCTCGCCATGTCGGCGAAGGCGTTCGCGATGGGCGTGAGGATCGAGCACCCGCAGGACGAGGTCGACCTGATCCAGTACGGGCGCCTCGCCTCCTCCTGCGGCGTGATGCCGGCCGACTACAAGATGACGGCGCAGACCTCCGGAGGCCGCGGCGTCTACACGTTCTGCATGTGCCCCGGCGGCGAGGTGATCGCCTGCTCGTCGGAGGCGGGCGGCGTCGTGACGAACGGGATGTCGCGCTACAAGCGCGGCTCGGGCTTCGCGAACGCGGGGCTGGTCGTCCAGACGCACCCCGCCGACTTCGCGGCGGAGGAGGGGCCCGAGGTCTTCCGCGGCGTCGCGTTCCAGCGGCGCGTCGAGCGGGCCGCCTTCGCAGCCGGCGGCGGGACGTACGCGGCCCCGGCGATCCGCGTCACCGACTTCCTCTCGGGCCGCGCGCCGCGGGCGCTCCCGCGCGGGACCTACACGCCGGCCTGCGTCCCGAGCCGCCTCGACGCGGTCTACCCCGCCGCGTACCTGGAAGCGCTCGCCGAGGCGCTCCGCTTCTTCGACAGGAAGATGCGCGGCTTCGTCTCGGAGGAGGCGGTCCTGATCGCCCCGGAGTCGCGGACGTCGTCGCCGATCCGGATCGAGCGGAACGAGGCGTGCGAGTCGCCGTCGCTGCCGGGCCTCTTCCCCGCCGGGGAAGGCGCCGGCTTCGCGGGGGGATCGTCTCGGCCTCCCTCGACGGCCTGCGCGTGGCGCGCGCCGTGA
- a CDS encoding class IV adenylate cyclase has protein sequence MTDGPLEIEAKFRVEGREALEERLRALGATHGEREDEVNLLLDDDDMSLRVGGRALRVRTVDGLGLLTFKGPASFEGGVKSRLEVESGVDDPGAVLAILDALGYRPRFRYEKRRTTWRFDDPARPLVVLDETPLGLFAEIEGEADTVRGLAGELGVPESTFLCASYWGLWQAAREADPALPHDMLFPR, from the coding sequence ATGACGGACGGCCCTCTGGAGATCGAGGCGAAGTTCCGGGTCGAAGGGCGCGAGGCCCTGGAAGAGCGGCTCCGCGCGCTCGGCGCCACGCACGGCGAGCGCGAGGACGAGGTGAACCTCCTCCTCGACGACGACGACATGTCCCTGCGCGTCGGCGGGCGGGCTCTGCGGGTCCGCACGGTAGACGGCCTCGGCCTCCTCACCTTCAAGGGGCCGGCGTCGTTCGAAGGGGGAGTCAAGTCGCGGCTCGAGGTGGAGAGCGGCGTCGACGACCCGGGCGCCGTCCTCGCCATCCTCGACGCCCTCGGCTACCGGCCCCGCTTCCGCTACGAGAAGCGGCGGACGACGTGGCGTTTCGACGACCCGGCGCGGCCGCTCGTCGTCCTCGACGAGACGCCGCTCGGCCTCTTCGCCGAGATCGAGGGCGAGGCCGACACCGTCCGCGGCCTCGCGGGCGAGCTGGGCGTGCCCGAGAGCACCTTCCTCTGCGCCTCGTACTGGGGCCTCTGGCAGGCCGCCCGCGAGGCCGACCCCGCGCTGCCCCACGACATGCTCTTTCCCCGATGA
- a CDS encoding NTP transferase domain-containing protein, with protein sequence MRALVPAAGFGTRFRPATLSTPKPLLPLLGVPILVRLFRHLRSEGVTSAVVNAHHLAETLMAAVGDACEGIPVAWSPEDPILGTAGAIRCAAERGLLGDEPFLVVNGDLFTTLSFAPLRAAFGAPGVVSALGVLPHEVPGETALWGDASGRLVSLGNERPFPGATGPWLFTGLQLAAPALVGRIPPGVSELARDVLRPSTQKRDGAFALVPYRVPGDGLWFDLGSPAKLAAAEKAIAAAGLA encoded by the coding sequence ATGAGGGCGCTGGTCCCGGCGGCCGGGTTCGGCACGCGCTTCCGGCCCGCCACGCTCAGCACGCCGAAGCCGCTCCTCCCGCTCCTCGGCGTCCCGATCCTCGTCCGCCTCTTCCGGCACCTGCGCTCGGAAGGCGTCACGTCGGCCGTCGTGAACGCCCACCACCTCGCCGAGACGCTCATGGCGGCTGTCGGCGATGCGTGCGAGGGGATTCCCGTCGCCTGGTCGCCCGAGGACCCGATCCTCGGGACGGCGGGCGCGATCCGCTGCGCGGCCGAGCGAGGCCTCCTCGGCGACGAGCCGTTCCTCGTCGTCAACGGCGACCTCTTCACCACGCTCTCCTTCGCCCCGCTCCGGGCCGCCTTCGGTGCGCCCGGCGTCGTCTCCGCCCTCGGCGTCCTCCCCCACGAGGTGCCGGGCGAAACGGCGCTCTGGGGCGATGCGTCGGGCCGCCTCGTCTCGCTCGGAAACGAGCGGCCGTTCCCGGGGGCGACCGGCCCGTGGCTCTTCACCGGCCTCCAGCTCGCCGCGCCGGCGCTCGTCGGGAGGATCCCGCCCGGCGTCTCGGAGCTGGCGCGCGACGTCCTGCGCCCCTCGACCCAGAAAAGGGACGGCGCCTTCGCGCTCGTCCCGTACCGGGTTCCCGGGGACGGCCTCTGGTTCGACCTCGGCTCGCCGGCGAAGCTCGCGGCGGCCGAGAAGGCGATCGCCGCGGCGGGTCTCGCCTGA
- a CDS encoding prepilin-type N-terminal cleavage/methylation domain-containing protein — MRRPRRPARGITLLELLTTLAILSLTAGLTAAAAHAYAGMSSLRAASHEIASVFSQARSRALFRNAYSGVKWIARDGDLTLQIHDDGDGDGVRNDDIDSGADPLVFGPITVKRRWPKVTVAFIPGFLARDPKGNPVGDLSDPIRFGRSDIASFSPVGDCSPGSVWLGDGKSRQALVRLTPGSATIGIYEWVGSRQTWTRIW; from the coding sequence GTGCGCCGCCCTCGCCGCCCCGCCCGCGGAATCACCCTCCTCGAGCTCCTGACGACGCTCGCCATCCTCTCGCTCACCGCCGGCCTCACGGCCGCGGCGGCCCACGCCTACGCCGGGATGTCCTCGCTGCGCGCCGCTTCGCACGAGATCGCCTCGGTCTTCTCGCAGGCGCGCAGCCGCGCGCTCTTCCGCAACGCCTACTCGGGCGTGAAGTGGATCGCGCGGGACGGCGACCTGACACTCCAGATCCACGACGACGGCGACGGTGACGGCGTGCGCAACGACGACATCGACAGCGGAGCAGACCCGCTCGTCTTCGGCCCCATCACCGTGAAGCGCCGGTGGCCGAAGGTGACCGTCGCCTTCATCCCAGGCTTCCTCGCCCGGGACCCGAAGGGGAACCCGGTCGGCGACCTCTCCGACCCGATCCGCTTCGGCCGCTCCGACATCGCGAGCTTCTCGCCGGTCGGAGACTGCTCGCCCGGCTCGGTCTGGCTCGGCGACGGCAAGAGCCGCCAGGCGCTCGTCCGCCTCACGCCGGGCAGCGCGACGATCGGGATCTACGAGTGGGTCGGCTCGCGGCAGACCTGGACCCGGATCTGGTGA